The following proteins are encoded in a genomic region of Micrococcaceae bacterium Sec5.8:
- a CDS encoding MFS transporter: MTLPTPSQAPTSAAPHLVQTPARGRYARLPLLAGRGFIPLGLFARLPLAMLTVGALTLVTAVTGSYAVGGVSAGAVGIGSALGAPVLGALADRRGQRPVLVFAAVFNAVAVVALILSVYLIPGGQDLSAALPVLAAAFVAGASCPQVGPLARVRWMALTSRGGRDANSADLDTALSYESTADELTFVLGPALVGILASLIAPWLPLALAAALTLTLVPAFAVHPTHSAVERTPARTPASAAQAKLLRASQPAGQRIGAVAAVALPVLAMVCMGTFFGATQTALSSFSASFATSELAGLLYAVMGLSSAAAALSVAYWPARFTANVRWLACAALMTGLALLLLLPSSALPMIVVLLVLGLPVGPLMVTVFAIGGLVAPAGKLGTVMTALASGIVAGTAVGSSIAGQLAQNHGYSAAFVVPVCAAAALFLLGAAAAVVIRRRNGAAGAG, encoded by the coding sequence ATGACTCTTCCCACTCCTTCCCAGGCGCCCACCTCCGCGGCGCCCCACCTTGTTCAAACTCCTGCCCGCGGCCGCTACGCCCGCTTGCCGCTCCTCGCCGGGAGAGGCTTCATCCCGCTCGGACTCTTCGCCCGCCTCCCGCTGGCCATGCTGACCGTCGGCGCCCTCACCCTGGTTACGGCCGTCACCGGCTCCTACGCCGTCGGCGGCGTCTCCGCCGGCGCGGTGGGCATCGGATCGGCACTCGGTGCGCCCGTTTTGGGTGCGCTCGCGGACCGCCGCGGCCAGCGTCCGGTCCTGGTGTTCGCCGCCGTGTTCAACGCTGTCGCGGTGGTCGCCCTGATCCTCAGCGTCTACCTGATTCCCGGCGGGCAGGACCTCAGCGCTGCTCTTCCCGTCCTCGCGGCCGCCTTCGTCGCCGGCGCAAGCTGCCCTCAGGTGGGGCCGCTCGCCCGGGTCCGCTGGATGGCCCTGACATCCCGGGGCGGACGCGATGCCAATTCCGCAGACCTGGACACGGCGTTGTCCTACGAAAGCACTGCCGATGAGCTGACGTTCGTCCTGGGCCCGGCGCTGGTGGGCATCCTCGCCAGCCTGATCGCGCCCTGGCTGCCGCTCGCCCTCGCGGCGGCGCTGACCCTCACCCTCGTTCCGGCCTTCGCCGTGCATCCCACGCATTCCGCCGTGGAGCGGACGCCGGCGCGGACTCCGGCAAGCGCCGCCCAAGCGAAGCTGCTCCGGGCTTCGCAGCCGGCCGGGCAGCGGATCGGTGCCGTTGCCGCCGTGGCACTTCCGGTGCTGGCCATGGTCTGCATGGGAACGTTTTTCGGCGCCACGCAGACCGCGCTGAGTTCCTTCTCCGCCAGTTTTGCCACCTCCGAGCTGGCCGGACTCCTCTACGCGGTGATGGGCCTGAGCTCCGCGGCTGCGGCCCTGTCGGTGGCGTACTGGCCGGCCCGGTTCACGGCGAACGTCCGCTGGCTCGCCTGCGCCGCGCTGATGACAGGACTGGCGTTGCTGCTGTTGCTGCCCTCGTCGGCCCTTCCCATGATCGTTGTGCTGCTGGTCCTTGGTCTGCCGGTCGGGCCGCTGATGGTGACGGTGTTCGCGATTGGCGGGCTCGTCGCCCCGGCCGGGAAGCTCGGCACTGTCATGACAGCTCTGGCCAGCGGCATCGTGGCAGGTACAGCTGTCGGCTCCTCGATCGCGGGGCAACTGGCCCAGAACCATGGATATTCTGCCGCCTTCGTGGTGCCCGTGTGCGCCGCAGCGGCGCTGTTCCTACTGGGCGCGGCAGCCGCCGTCGTGATCCGGCGGCGCAACGGGGCCGCGGGCGCCGGTTAG
- a CDS encoding SMC family ATPase, with product MRIHRLGISAFGPFAATEHIDFDRLSAHGLFLLNGPTGAGKTSVLDAICFALYGSVPGARQDGKRLRSDHAEAAAEPRVTCEFSARGRHFEVSRSPAWDKPSARGKNGFTVQQANTLLRERVDGQWIEKSGRNDEAGAEIADVLGMNREQFTRVVMLPQGDFAAFLRSKATDRLELLQSLFGTQRFEAVEQELVRKAQAARAEVATINAQLELLLAQAEAETAPLELATEGAPDKADPDLFLTRLQAQAAGAAEQLRAAAAEADGVRADRLSASEAATARAARVGRLAAAEIRRSTAEAAAPATATRIRQLGLHRQAEVLGGQLQAVDSAGAAEEAAATAMAAAAEEVQTAAHTDPELAVLQGGTGDAGPGAAAGGSPGSLVPGDGTGVDSGALGAALRGLRSLRAVLEERLPDEARLAGFRGRSTQLRLDLAHLEDQHASGTAALAVLRHESESLLAGLRPLEELASEEQMRTKEAADAEELLVLVRRHADALTAWSAVAERHGAARTNYQNLRQRWLDLREERLANAAAELASQLLPGIPCSVCGSPDHPAPAPAAASALTVAEAEATAQHACELAETALAALERELSEAQQRIAVLAAQGGDTASEDAAHEAALAKERAAEARRAATDLVGNRARHAQLEEEIKGAEQGLVAAASGIAQTGSTLAEVREQAESLELALDKLRAGHPVLAARIMALEATTAVLEHADEARTRLEQATARSFEARQHLELALPGAGFESADAARAVLLPSPEAAALEAAIRSAQDEAARIEELFASEDLVLAAKERDTAGPFVADLVDQLRADAVAAERSARDAELAAGLAEKTVRTLGSITANYAQLAAAGREPRERAALLAAVADAARGAGENTYRMSLNSYVLAARLEQVAVAASERLIGMSDGRYTLQHTDAKAARGQKSGLGLEVVDQWTGQRRDTATLSGGESFMASLALALGLADVVQQESGGVDIETLFVDEGFGSLDEQALEQVMDALEGLRDGGRVVGLVSHVGEMKQRISTQLQVVKGRNGSTLHISDDARA from the coding sequence GTGAGAATCCACCGTCTCGGGATTTCCGCGTTTGGTCCGTTCGCCGCCACCGAGCACATCGATTTTGACCGGCTCAGCGCCCACGGCCTGTTCCTGTTGAACGGTCCGACGGGAGCCGGTAAAACCAGCGTCCTGGATGCCATCTGCTTTGCACTCTACGGTTCGGTGCCCGGCGCGCGGCAGGATGGCAAACGGCTGCGCAGCGACCACGCCGAGGCCGCTGCGGAACCCCGGGTCACGTGTGAATTCTCCGCCCGGGGGCGGCACTTCGAGGTCTCCCGCTCGCCGGCGTGGGACAAGCCCAGTGCCCGGGGCAAGAACGGCTTCACCGTCCAGCAGGCCAATACGCTGCTCCGGGAACGTGTGGACGGGCAATGGATTGAGAAGTCCGGACGCAACGACGAGGCCGGCGCTGAGATCGCCGACGTCCTGGGCATGAACCGGGAACAGTTCACCCGGGTGGTGATGCTGCCGCAGGGCGACTTCGCCGCCTTCCTGCGCTCCAAAGCCACCGACCGCCTCGAATTGCTCCAGAGCCTGTTTGGTACCCAGCGTTTCGAAGCCGTGGAACAGGAGCTGGTCCGGAAAGCGCAGGCAGCCCGGGCCGAGGTCGCCACCATTAATGCGCAGCTGGAACTCCTCCTCGCCCAGGCGGAGGCCGAAACTGCCCCGCTGGAGTTGGCCACGGAGGGCGCTCCGGACAAGGCGGATCCGGACCTGTTTTTGACCCGGCTGCAAGCGCAAGCAGCTGGCGCCGCTGAGCAGTTGCGGGCTGCGGCGGCCGAAGCGGACGGGGTGCGCGCCGACCGCCTGTCCGCCAGTGAGGCCGCGACGGCCCGCGCCGCACGGGTGGGCAGGCTTGCCGCGGCCGAAATCCGGCGCTCCACGGCGGAGGCTGCGGCCCCCGCCACGGCCACCCGGATCCGGCAGCTGGGCCTGCACCGCCAGGCCGAAGTTCTTGGCGGCCAACTGCAGGCCGTGGACAGTGCCGGAGCAGCCGAGGAGGCAGCAGCCACCGCCATGGCTGCTGCCGCGGAGGAAGTACAGACCGCGGCGCACACAGACCCTGAACTCGCGGTACTGCAAGGCGGAACGGGGGACGCCGGGCCGGGAGCCGCGGCCGGCGGCAGCCCAGGCAGTCTGGTCCCCGGAGACGGCACCGGTGTGGACTCCGGCGCCCTGGGCGCTGCGTTGCGGGGACTGCGCTCCCTACGGGCGGTGCTGGAGGAGCGACTCCCGGACGAGGCCAGGCTTGCCGGGTTCCGTGGCCGCAGCACGCAGCTTCGTCTCGACCTGGCCCATCTGGAGGACCAGCACGCGTCCGGAACTGCCGCCCTGGCCGTGCTGCGCCACGAATCGGAAAGCCTGCTCGCAGGACTTCGCCCGCTCGAAGAACTGGCCAGCGAGGAGCAGATGCGGACCAAGGAAGCTGCCGACGCCGAGGAGCTGCTTGTCCTGGTCCGGCGACACGCTGACGCCTTGACGGCCTGGTCGGCCGTCGCGGAACGCCATGGTGCCGCCCGGACGAATTACCAAAACCTTCGCCAGCGCTGGCTGGACCTGCGCGAGGAACGGCTGGCCAACGCAGCCGCGGAGCTGGCATCGCAATTGCTGCCCGGCATCCCGTGTTCGGTGTGCGGCAGCCCCGACCATCCGGCGCCCGCCCCGGCCGCGGCTTCTGCCCTGACCGTGGCAGAAGCCGAAGCAACCGCGCAGCACGCCTGCGAGCTGGCGGAAACGGCCCTGGCCGCGCTGGAACGCGAACTGTCCGAGGCCCAGCAGCGCATCGCCGTGCTGGCGGCCCAGGGTGGCGACACCGCGTCCGAGGACGCTGCGCACGAGGCGGCTCTGGCCAAGGAACGTGCCGCGGAAGCGCGCCGCGCGGCGACCGACCTCGTCGGCAACCGTGCACGGCATGCCCAGCTGGAGGAAGAGATCAAGGGCGCGGAGCAGGGCCTGGTGGCTGCGGCTTCCGGTATCGCCCAGACCGGATCGACCCTCGCGGAAGTCCGGGAACAGGCCGAGTCCCTGGAACTGGCCCTCGATAAGCTCCGGGCCGGCCATCCGGTCCTGGCAGCCCGCATCATGGCCTTGGAGGCGACCACTGCCGTGCTGGAACACGCGGACGAGGCCCGGACCCGGCTGGAGCAGGCCACCGCCCGCTCCTTCGAAGCCCGGCAACACCTGGAGCTGGCGCTTCCCGGCGCCGGCTTCGAGTCCGCGGACGCTGCCCGGGCCGTCCTGCTTCCGTCCCCCGAAGCGGCGGCTCTCGAAGCTGCCATCCGCTCAGCGCAGGACGAGGCCGCCCGGATCGAAGAACTGTTCGCCAGCGAGGACCTGGTCCTGGCGGCAAAGGAACGGGACACCGCCGGGCCCTTCGTGGCAGACCTCGTGGACCAGCTCCGCGCGGACGCCGTGGCTGCGGAACGCTCGGCGCGGGACGCAGAACTCGCGGCCGGCCTCGCGGAAAAAACAGTTCGGACCCTCGGCTCCATTACCGCCAACTACGCGCAGCTGGCGGCGGCAGGACGGGAACCGCGGGAACGGGCGGCACTGCTGGCCGCCGTCGCCGACGCCGCCCGTGGTGCGGGCGAGAACACCTACCGCATGAGCCTGAACAGTTACGTTCTCGCCGCCCGGCTCGAACAGGTGGCGGTGGCAGCTTCGGAGCGCCTTATCGGCATGAGCGACGGACGTTATACGTTGCAGCACACCGATGCCAAGGCAGCCCGCGGTCAGAAGTCTGGGCTGGGGCTGGAGGTCGTGGACCAGTGGACCGGGCAGCGTCGTGACACCGCGACCCTCTCCGGAGGCGAGTCGTTCATGGCGTCGCTGGCGCTGGCCCTTGGCCTCGCCGACGTCGTGCAGCAGGAATCAGGCGGCGTGGACATCGAAACGCTGTTCGTCGACGAGGGATTTGGCAGCCTCGATGAACAGGCGCTCGAACAGGTCATGGATGCCCTCGAGGGCCTGCGGGACGGCGGACGCGTGGTTGGGCTGGTGAGCCACGTGGGAGAGATGAAACAGCGCATCAGCACCCAGCTCCAGGTGGTCAAGGGACGCAACGGTTCCACCCTGCACATCTCGGACGACGCCCGGGCCTGA